One Streptococcus sp. S1 DNA window includes the following coding sequences:
- the rsmH gene encoding 16S rRNA (cytosine(1402)-N(4))-methyltransferase RsmH, giving the protein MSKEFHHVTVLLHETIDMLDVKPDGIYVDATLGGAGHSEYLLTKLNESGHLYAFDQDQHAIENAKIRLAPFIEKGMVTFIKDNFRHLKERLNDLGVTEIDGICYDLGVSSPQLDERERGFSYKKDAPLDMRMNQEASLTAYEVVNSYDYHDLVRIFFKYGEDNFSKQIARKIEQARAIKPIETTTELAEIIKSAKPAKELKKKGHPAKQIFQAIRIEVNDELGAADESIQQAMDLLAIDGRISVITFHSLEDRLTKQLFKEASTVEVPKGLPFIPDDLKPKMELVNRKPILPSEEELEENNRSHSAKLRVARKIHK; this is encoded by the coding sequence ATGAGTAAAGAATTTCATCATGTAACGGTTTTGCTTCATGAAACGATCGATATGCTGGATGTTAAGCCAGATGGGATCTATGTAGACGCCACATTGGGTGGGGCAGGCCACAGCGAATATTTGTTAACAAAATTAAATGAATCGGGCCATCTTTATGCCTTTGACCAAGATCAGCATGCGATTGAGAATGCTAAGATCCGATTGGCACCTTTCATTGAGAAAGGCATGGTGACCTTCATTAAGGATAACTTTCGTCATTTGAAGGAACGTCTAAATGACTTAGGTGTGACTGAAATTGATGGGATCTGTTATGACCTAGGTGTGTCTAGTCCTCAGTTAGATGAACGGGAACGCGGATTTTCTTACAAGAAAGATGCGCCACTGGACATGCGGATGAATCAAGAAGCTTCCTTGACAGCCTATGAGGTCGTTAATAGCTACGATTACCATGATCTAGTCCGTATTTTTTTCAAATATGGAGAGGATAATTTTTCCAAGCAAATTGCGCGGAAAATTGAGCAAGCACGAGCAATTAAACCGATTGAAACAACGACTGAATTAGCAGAGATTATTAAATCTGCTAAACCAGCTAAGGAACTCAAGAAAAAGGGCCATCCTGCTAAACAGATTTTCCAAGCCATTCGTATCGAAGTCAATGATGAACTGGGAGCTGCAGATGAATCAATTCAGCAAGCCATGGATTTGTTGGCCATTGATGGTCGTATTTCTGTGATTACCTTTCATTCGTTAGAGGATCGATTGACCAAACAATTATTTAAAGAGGCTTCGACGGTTGAGGTTCCAAAGGGACTTCCCTTTATTCCGGATGATTTGAAACCAAAGATGGAGTTGGTCAACCGGAAACCTATTTTGCCAAGTGAAGAAGAGCTTGAGGAAAATAATCGATCCCATTCAGCAAAATTACGGGTTGCTCGAAAAATACACAAGTAA